One Leptolyngbya subtilissima AS-A7 genomic window carries:
- the cobW gene encoding cobalamin biosynthesis protein CobW: protein MHKIPVTIITGFLGAGKTTLIRQLLQNPEGRRIAVLVNEFGEVGIDGDLLRSCQVCDEDGEAIASETNILELTNGCLCCTVQEEFLPTMQQLMTRRGQIDCIVIETSGLALPKPLVQAFRWPEIRTAATVDSVITLVDGEALAAGDLVGDLPALEAQRQADDSLDHETPLEELFEDQLNCADLVLLTKVDKVSESDRTRIETWLTQQLPHSVKVLGLAGGEGSSPISPDLLLGFNAAVEDNLDSRPSHHDHEHDHDHDDDIVAIPIVLNQSFDPKALVKRLETLAATHEIYRIKGFVDVPNKAMRLVVHGVGQRFDSFFDRAWQPSEPRQTRLVVIGKDLDKEVIRAAIAA, encoded by the coding sequence ATGCATAAAATTCCAGTCACCATCATTACCGGCTTTTTGGGGGCAGGCAAAACTACCCTAATCCGCCAGCTGCTGCAGAACCCTGAGGGTCGGCGCATTGCCGTGCTGGTCAACGAGTTTGGCGAAGTCGGCATCGACGGCGACCTGTTGCGTAGCTGCCAGGTGTGTGACGAAGATGGGGAGGCGATCGCCTCCGAAACCAACATTCTCGAACTCACCAACGGCTGTCTCTGCTGCACCGTGCAGGAGGAGTTCTTGCCCACTATGCAGCAGCTCATGACCCGCCGCGGCCAGATCGACTGCATTGTGATCGAAACCTCTGGCCTCGCCCTGCCCAAGCCCCTGGTGCAAGCCTTTCGCTGGCCCGAAATTCGCACCGCCGCCACCGTTGACAGCGTCATTACCCTGGTCGACGGCGAAGCCCTAGCCGCAGGCGACCTAGTGGGCGACCTACCCGCTCTGGAAGCTCAGCGCCAGGCCGACGACAGCCTCGACCACGAAACGCCTTTAGAAGAACTGTTTGAAGACCAGCTCAACTGCGCTGACCTGGTGCTGTTGACCAAGGTAGATAAGGTGAGTGAGAGCGATCGCACGCGCATCGAAACCTGGCTCACCCAGCAGCTACCCCACTCCGTCAAAGTACTGGGTCTAGCCGGAGGCGAGGGCAGCAGCCCCATTAGTCCCGACCTGCTACTGGGCTTTAACGCCGCCGTCGAAGACAACCTCGACAGCCGCCCCAGCCACCACGACCACGAGCATGATCACGACCACGACGACGATATCGTCGCTATCCCCATCGTGCTCAATCAAAGTTTTGACCCCAAGGCTTTAGTCAAGCGGCTAGAAACCCTCGCCGCCACCCATGAGATCTACCGTATCAAGGGCTTCGTTGATGTTCCTAACAAAGCCATGCGTCTGGTAGTCCACGGCGTTGGTCAGCGGTTTGACTCCTTCTTTGACCGGGCCTGGCAACCCAGTGAGCCTCGCCAAACCCGACTGGTCGTGATTGGTAAGGACCTGGATAAAGAGGTGATTCGGGCTGCGATCGCCGCCTAA
- a CDS encoding bifunctional sterol desaturase/short chain dehydrogenase, with product MPLETVIWQGLWGAIAILVAEAVRDIYHMVSHYWPPLMRLHNWHHRAYKKDFSPVSPDLYRQAQLYNDTPEAIVMTGALAGLAISTGISGLWLGSLYGLGFLLAAIARSQGWLLTTDLTHEPGELTTIPGNWWVNRTYHWRHHFDDTNAYFAGYFTGLDKLMGTAVSLKGKTVAVTGASGTLGRALINELVRQKARPIALTTSANATFDENIPCWQWQPGAEADLREALKKVDILVLNHGLNVHGDRTSEAIQTSLEANALSGWRLMEVFFSTVETSPQRATKEVWVNTSEAEVNPAFSPLYELSKRLMGDLVNLRRLGAPCVVRKVILGPFKSNLNPIGVMSADWIAWAVVALAKRNVRNIIVTINPLTYLLFPIKELSQGLYFRLFTRSSQS from the coding sequence ATGCCGCTTGAAACGGTAATTTGGCAGGGATTGTGGGGTGCGATCGCGATCCTGGTAGCAGAGGCGGTGCGCGATATCTATCACATGGTCAGCCACTACTGGCCGCCCCTCATGCGCCTTCACAACTGGCACCATCGGGCCTACAAAAAAGACTTTAGCCCCGTTAGCCCCGACCTCTATCGCCAGGCTCAGCTCTATAACGACACTCCCGAAGCCATAGTCATGACTGGGGCCCTGGCGGGTCTGGCGATTTCTACTGGCATCTCTGGGCTATGGCTAGGGTCATTGTATGGGCTGGGATTTTTGCTAGCGGCGATCGCGCGATCCCAGGGCTGGCTACTCACCACCGACCTCACCCACGAACCCGGCGAACTCACCACGATTCCCGGCAACTGGTGGGTCAACCGCACCTATCACTGGCGGCACCACTTCGACGACACCAACGCCTACTTCGCCGGCTACTTTACCGGTCTGGATAAGCTGATGGGCACTGCTGTTTCTCTCAAGGGCAAAACCGTAGCGGTCACTGGCGCGTCGGGCACCCTGGGTCGCGCTCTGATCAACGAACTCGTTCGTCAGAAAGCCCGGCCCATTGCCCTGACAACCTCTGCCAACGCTACCTTTGATGAGAACATTCCTTGCTGGCAGTGGCAACCTGGCGCTGAAGCTGACCTGCGCGAGGCGCTCAAGAAGGTGGATATCTTGGTTTTGAACCATGGGCTGAATGTGCACGGCGATCGCACCTCTGAGGCCATTCAAACCTCCCTAGAGGCCAACGCCCTCTCTGGCTGGCGGCTAATGGAGGTCTTCTTCAGCACGGTGGAGACTTCGCCCCAGCGGGCGACCAAGGAAGTCTGGGTCAACACCTCCGAAGCTGAGGTAAACCCGGCCTTTAGCCCGCTATACGAATTGTCTAAGCGACTGATGGGCGACCTGGTTAATCTGCGCCGGCTCGGTGCCCCCTGCGTCGTGCGCAAGGTGATTCTAGGGCCGTTTAAGAGCAACCTCAACCCCATTGGGGTGATGTCTGCCGACTGGATAGCTTGGGCGGTGGTGGCCTTAGCCAAGCGCAACGTACGCAACATCATTGTCACCATCAACCCGCTGACCTACCTGTTGTTTCCGATCAAAGAATTGAGTCAGGGGCTCTACTTCAGACTCTTTACTCGCTCCAGCCAGAGCTGA
- a CDS encoding translocation/assembly module TamB domain-containing protein yields MTPSQEPEPSREPETSQELETFQEPESGGSGRWLTAGLLLGALLVLGGAAALGGWLWSRNNLVPLLARELSEALERPVELGPVERVGLSGVRLGPSKIPPTPTDPDSLSLAAVEVQFKLWDLWRRELPLTVTLEQGELYLEQNAEREWFDLDLELSERDPERDPFINVNLDRLYVKDSQLTMVPYVQGDVEPVRVAIENLQGQLDFNEIFIEVPETPDSPIETRQLDLKLNGESIQGGNLDLTGSVLLPPPKETPSETADSPVDPTEAPGPGLRANISLRTQKARTTDIMPLVDSFLEEPLPVQFPAGVISGQADIESGRGIPTNVVGTARVEEGSVVHPILPEPLQNAQGDVRFRGRTFEFENVTASMGDLTARAGGSLNLDEGYNLSGQVNPFTVAQASEVLDRSLPVEANGTFGADVTMTGPLGKPVLTTELISQNQVTVDRVAFSEVRATGILRSPNLEIDQILAVPVGGGALTGSGVFTFGDPGRLTLALAGDRIPADTIGQAYGLSDRVALGPVFFDAEIAGPVNQLVGTASWRAPMGNYPAQGNLRLAGNQVRFTDTFVQVAGGTIAGDGLLANGQWNADLRGQGVQLSRLGAGLDGVASGTAQLSGNLDNPGLAGVRGQGNGAIALARGGTLLTNASLAGGQWSANLQGQDLQMAAFAPDLQGTADGNFRFTGSTDNLTLAGARGQGQLVLSDGLATAAARSPQLAQVRGPLTADLAWNGQSILVRQANTTGIQANGFITPRLSGPEAPAIANLDLNLNADNFSLAALPVPQVIPLTGNAFFNGRLRGRPGALALSGDASLVGLQAGDLAFASPLSGPVTYNQGGALAVDLTGGGDRVYVASAGGERDLAFEIRSGEALAEGYTRGDNLYATVENLPLSDLRLPQASVNGIGTVSGLISRAEIVANLRQPTLQATFDVEDPSIGYLRLPNETTTVAIDPTAPERPAEFTRYGRLRGSVTYANNVIGLAGVVLESASGLSRYLASGTYTLGDQPQINGELVVDNGQIQDLLKTLLIFEQADFRFNVLQPPEWYRPATEADLASLEEVQTVGDRNASLLDQLRRLAEVQELKDMLAAQGETATLPPLDEFVGNFSGKVTANGTVPDSLNITFDLAGADWVWGNADGSNGATYRIDEVIAKGSYQDSVIRLEPVSLRSNFTNFSDTTQQGVGLATLNGDFSLRPDDPVARTLRLEVSNVPINALRQPLRLPDNLDGLVNLGATLTGTLAAPQVRGQLAVNEATINRNAIDLATANFRYEDARLNLISRVAIDEQVDPLRLVATVPLPLPGLRQQPETDTVDISLRVRDEGFALVNLFTRAITWESGPASLDLAVQGRWPVNRPVQEALTTLNVTGNANLEGVTISSRSLSEPLTNIQGRIDVLEGPDTIRGNSVYTNGLVLAFQNLEGDFSNGKVTAEGNLKLLPSVQDLAPGLFDTRTALEDGTPAPTGENPFHVTLDNIALDLRNPAGTYRGRVDGNVVVDGSVFLLPPLVYGEVKLSNGLLTLPDTSVGGGTSTTFASTAESSIFDPIPPVLEDLKLVLAENVRLAVPGIVDVRAEGTLDLMGTVPNIRPDGRINLPSGRINLLTTEFRLTGDENYAEFSDLDETIDPYLVANLSAAVPDSAAAGNALAVATPFPRNEISVSRIDQLGLTQAGVQTVRIRASVNGRVSRVVNLQGVELSSTPPRSEGEIVALLSGGLLAALESTLGSVSGGGDGFQGLLAFAGSALLNNLQNLLGSGLDRTELRLFSASPPGGQQTGTIDIGGEIGFNFSPSISVSVQKVFTNVTPAVFSVRYRINDQITVRGITSYEQFNENTGAVVEFRFQP; encoded by the coding sequence ATGACCCCTTCTCAAGAACCAGAGCCTTCTCGAGAACCAGAAACTTCTCAAGAACTGGAGACCTTTCAAGAGCCGGAGTCGGGCGGCAGCGGCCGTTGGCTTACAGCGGGCCTGTTATTGGGCGCGCTACTGGTGTTGGGAGGTGCAGCGGCGCTCGGGGGCTGGTTGTGGAGCCGAAATAATCTCGTGCCCTTACTGGCTAGAGAGCTATCGGAGGCTCTTGAACGCCCAGTGGAGCTGGGACCGGTGGAACGGGTAGGTCTATCGGGGGTGCGGCTGGGGCCATCTAAAATTCCACCGACACCAACGGACCCCGATAGTCTGTCACTGGCAGCGGTAGAGGTGCAGTTTAAGCTGTGGGATTTGTGGCGGCGAGAACTGCCCCTCACGGTGACCCTAGAGCAGGGAGAGCTTTACCTGGAGCAGAATGCCGAACGCGAGTGGTTTGACCTAGACCTAGAGCTATCTGAACGCGATCCGGAGCGCGATCCCTTCATCAACGTGAATCTCGATCGGCTCTACGTCAAAGATTCTCAGTTGACCATGGTGCCCTACGTCCAGGGGGATGTTGAGCCGGTGCGGGTGGCGATCGAAAACTTGCAGGGCCAGCTCGACTTCAACGAAATTTTCATTGAGGTACCCGAGACTCCTGATTCACCCATCGAAACTCGGCAGCTTGACTTAAAACTTAACGGTGAATCCATCCAGGGGGGTAACCTGGATCTGACTGGGTCGGTGCTACTGCCACCACCTAAAGAAACTCCCAGCGAAACCGCTGATTCTCCGGTCGACCCAACCGAGGCGCCTGGCCCTGGCCTACGGGCCAACATTAGTTTGCGCACCCAGAAGGCTCGGACAACCGACATCATGCCCCTGGTTGACTCCTTTCTGGAGGAGCCTCTACCGGTGCAGTTTCCCGCTGGCGTGATCAGTGGGCAGGCCGATATTGAAAGCGGTCGCGGCATCCCCACCAACGTGGTAGGCACAGCTCGGGTAGAGGAGGGCAGCGTAGTCCACCCCATTCTGCCCGAGCCCCTGCAAAATGCTCAGGGCGACGTGCGCTTTCGGGGCCGCACCTTCGAGTTTGAGAATGTCACCGCCAGCATGGGCGATCTGACCGCCCGCGCTGGGGGCAGCCTCAACTTAGATGAGGGCTACAACCTCAGCGGCCAGGTCAACCCGTTTACCGTAGCTCAAGCTTCTGAAGTGCTGGACAGAAGTCTGCCGGTAGAGGCCAACGGCACCTTTGGGGCAGACGTCACCATGACTGGACCCTTGGGCAAGCCGGTGCTGACTACCGAGCTGATCTCCCAAAACCAAGTCACTGTTGACCGGGTGGCCTTTAGCGAAGTCAGGGCCACAGGCATCCTGCGATCGCCCAATCTAGAGATTGATCAGATCCTAGCGGTGCCCGTCGGGGGCGGTGCCCTGACCGGTAGCGGCGTTTTTACCTTTGGCGATCCGGGGCGGCTGACGCTGGCGCTAGCGGGCGATCGCATTCCCGCCGACACCATCGGCCAGGCCTACGGACTGTCTGACCGGGTAGCCCTAGGGCCGGTATTTTTTGACGCTGAGATCGCTGGCCCCGTCAACCAGCTCGTCGGCACGGCCAGCTGGCGCGCCCCCATGGGCAACTACCCGGCCCAGGGCAACCTTAGACTGGCAGGCAACCAGGTGCGCTTCACCGATACCTTTGTGCAGGTGGCGGGGGGCACCATAGCGGGCGATGGCCTGCTCGCCAATGGTCAGTGGAACGCTGACCTACGGGGCCAGGGAGTACAGCTCAGCCGCTTGGGGGCTGGGCTCGATGGGGTAGCTAGCGGCACCGCTCAGCTTTCAGGCAACCTAGACAATCCTGGACTGGCGGGTGTTCGAGGCCAGGGCAATGGCGCGATCGCCCTGGCCAGGGGCGGCACCTTGCTCACCAACGCCAGTCTGGCGGGCGGCCAGTGGAGCGCCAACCTGCAGGGCCAGGATCTGCAAATGGCGGCCTTTGCCCCCGACCTTCAGGGCACCGCTGATGGCAATTTTCGCTTTACCGGCAGCACCGATAACCTCACCCTGGCCGGGGCGAGGGGACAGGGGCAACTCGTGCTCTCAGACGGTTTGGCTACGGCGGCGGCTCGCTCGCCTCAGCTCGCCCAGGTGCGCGGCCCGCTCACCGCCGACCTAGCTTGGAACGGGCAGTCGATCCTAGTGCGGCAGGCCAACACTACAGGAATCCAGGCCAATGGATTTATCACCCCGCGGCTCAGTGGCCCTGAAGCACCGGCGATCGCCAACCTCGATCTCAATCTCAACGCCGATAACTTCAGCCTGGCGGCGCTGCCCGTGCCCCAGGTAATTCCCCTGACGGGCAATGCCTTCTTTAACGGACGGCTGCGCGGTCGTCCCGGTGCTCTAGCCCTGAGCGGCGATGCCTCTCTGGTGGGGCTACAGGCGGGCGATCTGGCCTTTGCCTCTCCCCTCAGCGGCCCGGTTACCTACAACCAGGGCGGCGCTCTGGCGGTTGATCTGACGGGCGGCGGCGATCGCGTCTATGTGGCCAGCGCTGGAGGCGAACGCGATCTAGCCTTCGAGATCCGCAGCGGCGAAGCCCTGGCCGAGGGCTACACCCGAGGCGACAACCTCTACGCCACCGTTGAAAATTTGCCCCTGAGCGACCTCCGCCTGCCCCAGGCCAGCGTGAACGGCATTGGCACCGTGAGCGGTCTGATCAGCCGGGCCGAAATTGTCGCTAACCTGCGGCAGCCCACCCTCCAGGCCACCTTCGACGTGGAAGACCCCAGCATTGGCTACCTCAGGCTGCCCAACGAAACCACCACCGTCGCCATTGACCCTACAGCCCCCGAGCGCCCAGCCGAGTTTACTCGCTATGGTCGTCTGCGAGGCAGCGTTACCTACGCCAACAACGTCATCGGTCTAGCCGGGGTCGTGCTCGAATCGGCCTCTGGGCTCAGCCGCTACCTGGCTAGCGGCACCTACACCCTAGGCGACCAGCCCCAAATCAACGGCGAGCTTGTAGTTGACAACGGTCAAATTCAAGACCTGCTCAAAACCTTGCTGATTTTTGAGCAGGCCGATTTTCGCTTTAACGTGTTGCAGCCCCCCGAGTGGTATCGCCCCGCTACTGAGGCCGATTTGGCTTCGCTAGAGGAGGTGCAGACCGTGGGCGATCGCAACGCCAGCCTGCTCGATCAGCTCCGCCGTCTAGCCGAAGTGCAAGAGCTCAAAGATATGCTGGCGGCCCAGGGCGAAACCGCCACCCTGCCTCCCCTCGATGAGTTTGTCGGCAACTTCTCGGGCAAAGTAACCGCCAATGGCACCGTGCCCGACAGCCTCAACATCACCTTTGACCTGGCCGGCGCTGATTGGGTCTGGGGCAATGCCGACGGCAGCAACGGTGCTACCTATCGCATCGACGAAGTCATTGCTAAGGGCAGCTACCAAGACAGCGTCATTCGCCTCGAGCCAGTCAGCCTGCGCTCCAACTTCACCAACTTTTCCGATACCACCCAGCAGGGTGTAGGGCTGGCTACCCTCAACGGCGACTTTAGCCTGCGTCCTGATGACCCCGTGGCCCGTACCCTGCGTCTGGAGGTGAGCAATGTGCCCATCAACGCGCTGCGCCAGCCTTTACGCCTGCCCGACAACCTCGACGGGCTAGTCAACCTGGGGGCCACCCTCACTGGCACCTTGGCTGCCCCTCAAGTGCGCGGTCAGCTGGCGGTCAACGAAGCCACCATCAACCGCAACGCCATCGATCTGGCCACCGCTAACTTCCGGTACGAAGACGCCCGCCTCAACCTGATCAGCCGAGTCGCCATTGACGAACAAGTCGACCCGCTGCGGCTGGTGGCCACTGTGCCCCTGCCTCTGCCTGGTCTTCGGCAACAGCCTGAAACCGATACGGTCGATATTTCCCTGAGAGTGCGTGACGAGGGCTTTGCCTTGGTCAATCTGTTCACCCGCGCCATCACCTGGGAGTCAGGCCCAGCCAGCCTCGACCTAGCCGTTCAAGGGCGCTGGCCCGTCAACCGGCCCGTTCAGGAAGCCCTCACCACCCTCAATGTGACCGGCAATGCCAACCTTGAGGGCGTCACCATCAGCTCTCGCAGCCTGTCGGAGCCCCTCACCAATATCCAAGGCCGCATCGATGTGCTCGAAGGCCCTGACACCATCCGCGGCAACTCTGTCTACACCAACGGCCTCGTGCTCGCGTTCCAGAACCTAGAGGGCGACTTTAGCAACGGCAAGGTAACGGCTGAGGGCAACCTCAAGCTGCTGCCTTCAGTGCAAGACTTGGCCCCTGGACTGTTTGACACCCGCACGGCCCTAGAGGACGGTACGCCAGCACCCACGGGTGAAAACCCCTTCCACGTTACCCTCGACAACATTGCTCTTGACCTGCGCAACCCTGCTGGCACCTATCGAGGCCGCGTCGATGGCAACGTTGTTGTCGACGGCAGCGTCTTTTTGCTGCCGCCCCTGGTCTACGGCGAAGTGAAGCTATCAAATGGGCTGCTCACCCTGCCTGATACCAGTGTCGGGGGAGGCACCTCCACCACCTTTGCATCTACTGCAGAGTCCAGCATCTTTGACCCCATTCCGCCGGTGTTAGAAGACCTTAAGCTGGTGCTGGCTGAGAATGTGCGGTTGGCCGTCCCCGGCATTGTAGATGTGAGGGCCGAAGGTACGCTAGACCTGATGGGTACGGTCCCCAACATCAGACCCGATGGCCGGATCAATCTACCTTCGGGCCGCATTAACCTACTGACCACCGAGTTTCGCCTCACAGGTGATGAGAACTATGCTGAGTTCAGCGATCTCGACGAAACCATCGACCCCTACTTAGTGGCCAACCTATCAGCGGCAGTGCCTGATAGCGCTGCGGCTGGCAATGCCTTAGCTGTAGCCACCCCCTTCCCCCGCAACGAGATTAGCGTGTCTCGCATCGACCAACTGGGTCTCACCCAGGCTGGGGTGCAGACTGTACGCATTCGCGCCAGCGTCAACGGTCGCGTTAGCCGCGTAGTGAATCTGCAGGGAGTAGAGCTATCCAGTACTCCACCCCGCTCTGAGGGTGAGATTGTTGCCTTGCTCAGCGGTGGGCTACTGGCGGCACTTGAATCCACCTTGGGCAGCGTGTCAGGCGGCGGCGATGGGTTCCAGGGCCTGCTAGCTTTTGCGGGGTCGGCCCTGCTCAACAACCTGCAAAATCTGCTGGGGTCGGGGCTAGATCGCACCGAGCTACGCCTGTTTTCGGCCTCGCCACCGGGGGGGCAACAAACAGGTACGATCGATATTGGCGGCGAGATTGGCTTTAACTTTTCACCCAGTATCTCGGTGTCAGTGCAAAAAGTATTTACTAATGTTACCCCCGCCGTGTTTAGCGTGCGCTATCGCATCAACGACCAGATCACGGTGCGGGGCATCACCAGCTACGAGCAATTCAATGAAAACACCGGTGCAGTTGTAGAATTTCGATTTCAGCCTTGA
- the lepB gene encoding signal peptidase I gives MKEKSIAAPYRDNDNPMNPKLPQPAPPNPPTEDKAPPAEVSAWARWRSLWTGQWSNIRVLAIALAIALTVRVLIAEPRYIPSNSMDPTLHIGDRLLVEKISYRWQSPHRGDIVVFAPPPQLAQLGYETRQAFIKRVIGEPGQTIAVRQGQVIVDGEPLQEDYTLEAPDYALEPVTIPPGQVFVMGDNRNDSNDSHVWGGLPQQNIIGRARFRFWPLDRLGPVS, from the coding sequence GTGAAAGAAAAAAGCATTGCTGCCCCATACCGCGACAACGACAACCCGATGAATCCTAAGCTGCCGCAACCTGCCCCACCTAATCCCCCCACTGAAGATAAAGCACCGCCAGCGGAGGTTTCAGCTTGGGCCCGCTGGCGATCGCTGTGGACCGGGCAGTGGAGTAATATCCGGGTACTGGCGATCGCCCTAGCAATAGCCCTCACGGTGCGGGTGCTAATCGCTGAACCTCGCTACATTCCCTCCAACTCAATGGATCCGACGCTGCACATCGGCGATCGCCTACTGGTCGAAAAAATCAGCTACCGCTGGCAGTCTCCTCACCGGGGCGACATCGTGGTGTTTGCGCCACCGCCGCAGCTTGCCCAGCTGGGATACGAGACTCGTCAGGCCTTTATCAAACGAGTGATTGGCGAACCCGGTCAGACCATCGCCGTCCGCCAAGGACAGGTGATCGTTGACGGCGAACCGCTGCAAGAGGACTATACCCTCGAAGCTCCCGACTATGCTTTAGAGCCTGTCACCATCCCCCCAGGGCAAGTGTTCGTCATGGGTGACAACCGCAACGACAGCAATGATTCCCATGTATGGGGCGGGCTCCCCCAGCAAAACATCATTGGTCGGGCCCGGTTCCGGTTTTGGCCCCTCGATCGCCTGGGCCCCGTCAGCTAA
- a CDS encoding RNA polymerase sigma factor SigF codes for MVATSRFQAKGSTLELLRLYQSNPDLNLRNQLVQLNIGLVRREAYRWLQQSNETFDDLMQVGSLGLIRAIERFDMGKGYAFSSFAIPYIRGEIQHYLRDKSTSMRIPRRWQALQSQSARVIRQLQADLGRLPNDAEISAALDISIAEWQDVKLATRNRSLLSLDAPVQDEESGCLGDLLPDLKYRSFQLAQEDQLRLQQALHQLENRTREVLEFVFLYDLTQKETAERMGISAVTVSRRVKQGLKHLQVLMVSNEDETA; via the coding sequence ATGGTCGCCACTTCCCGATTTCAAGCTAAAGGCAGCACCCTAGAACTGCTGCGGCTCTATCAAAGCAATCCCGATCTCAATTTGCGCAATCAACTGGTGCAGCTCAACATTGGGTTAGTCCGCCGTGAGGCCTACCGTTGGCTGCAACAATCTAACGAAACCTTTGACGACCTCATGCAGGTGGGTAGCCTGGGGCTGATTCGCGCCATCGAACGCTTCGACATGGGCAAGGGCTATGCCTTTAGTTCCTTTGCAATTCCCTACATTCGTGGCGAAATTCAGCACTACCTGCGCGACAAAAGCACCTCTATGCGCATCCCACGGCGGTGGCAGGCACTGCAAAGCCAGTCGGCCCGTGTTATTCGCCAACTGCAAGCCGATCTGGGTCGTCTGCCCAACGATGCCGAAATTTCTGCAGCCCTCGATATCTCGATAGCCGAGTGGCAAGATGTCAAGCTGGCCACTCGCAATCGATCGCTGCTGAGCCTCGACGCCCCAGTACAAGATGAAGAATCAGGCTGTCTAGGCGACCTGTTGCCCGACCTCAAATACAGAAGTTTTCAGCTGGCTCAAGAAGATCAACTTCGCCTTCAGCAGGCTCTGCACCAGCTTGAGAACCGCACCCGCGAAGTGCTGGAATTTGTCTTTCTCTACGACCTTACCCAAAAAGAAACCGCCGAGCGCATGGGGATTAGCGCCGTTACCGTATCGCGCCGGGTGAAGCAAGGGCTCAAGCATTTACAGGTGCTTATGGTGTCTAACGAAGATGAAACCGCCTAA
- the msrP gene encoding protein-methionine-sulfoxide reductase catalytic subunit MsrP: MVFFRSRPGWQLPESRVTAEGVFWQRRRFMKSLIGAGVGFAAASAGACQRSPTMDADLANTLGEPLSGARLNGAFADAGREPTPQMYASRYNNFYEFGGSKDIWASAQALPTDPWSVEVTGLVKNPQTFSLDDLTQRFDLEERIYRFRCVEAWAMVVPWIGFPMRSLMASVEPNSAARYVQFTSYYDSAVCPGPSLGFARNLPWPYTEGLTVEEMANDLAFFAVGVYGRTLPKQHGAPIRMVVPWKYGFKGGKSIVKIEFVAEQPATYWNTLAPDEYKFEANVEPDVPHPRWSQAKERLIGESTAVFAWEQQPTVIYNGYGEYVAELYG; encoded by the coding sequence ATGGTTTTCTTTCGGTCTCGCCCCGGCTGGCAGCTACCAGAGTCGCGAGTGACTGCTGAGGGGGTGTTTTGGCAGCGACGACGGTTTATGAAGTCGCTGATTGGGGCCGGAGTTGGGTTTGCGGCGGCTTCAGCAGGGGCCTGTCAGCGCTCGCCCACCATGGACGCAGACCTGGCGAATACCTTAGGAGAACCCCTGAGCGGGGCGAGGCTCAACGGTGCCTTTGCTGATGCTGGACGAGAGCCGACGCCGCAAATGTATGCCAGCCGCTACAACAATTTCTACGAGTTTGGCGGCAGCAAAGATATTTGGGCGAGCGCCCAGGCTCTGCCAACTGACCCGTGGAGCGTAGAGGTGACAGGATTGGTCAAAAATCCTCAGACCTTTAGCCTAGATGACTTAACCCAGCGCTTTGATCTGGAGGAGCGCATCTACCGATTTCGCTGTGTAGAAGCTTGGGCTATGGTTGTGCCTTGGATTGGTTTTCCGATGCGATCGCTAATGGCGTCGGTGGAGCCGAACTCAGCGGCTAGGTATGTCCAATTTACTTCCTACTACGACTCTGCGGTGTGCCCAGGTCCTAGTCTAGGCTTTGCCCGCAATCTGCCCTGGCCTTACACCGAGGGGCTGACTGTGGAGGAAATGGCTAACGACTTGGCCTTTTTTGCGGTTGGTGTCTACGGGCGCACCCTGCCTAAGCAACACGGTGCCCCAATTCGTATGGTGGTGCCCTGGAAGTATGGGTTTAAGGGGGGTAAGTCGATTGTCAAAATTGAGTTTGTAGCTGAGCAGCCTGCCACCTACTGGAATACGCTAGCCCCCGATGAGTATAAGTTTGAGGCTAATGTAGAGCCCGATGTACCTCACCCACGCTGGTCGCAGGCTAAAGAGCGGTTGATTGGAGAATCGACGGCAGTGTTTGCCTGGGAGCAGCAGCCCACGGTGATCTACAACGGCTACGGGGAGTATGTGGCAGAGCTGTATGGGTAA
- a CDS encoding VOC family protein yields MKSSSVLFHLAFPVADIATAKEFYAGGLGCQPGRETANSLILNLYGHQLVAHATAEITPQKGIYPRHFGLVFLAETDWETLLNRAKDKQLNFYQGEKRRFAGSTLEHRTFFLQDPFFNLLEFKYYCHPSAIFGEVDQKQVGDAE; encoded by the coding sequence ATGAAATCTTCTAGCGTCCTGTTTCACCTGGCCTTTCCGGTGGCCGACATTGCCACGGCGAAGGAGTTTTATGCAGGCGGGTTGGGCTGCCAGCCAGGGCGAGAAACGGCCAATTCGCTCATTCTCAACCTCTACGGCCATCAGCTCGTGGCCCACGCCACCGCTGAAATCACTCCCCAAAAAGGCATTTATCCCCGCCACTTTGGCCTGGTATTTTTGGCCGAGACCGATTGGGAAACGCTGCTAAACCGGGCTAAGGATAAGCAGCTCAACTTCTACCAGGGCGAAAAGCGGCGCTTTGCAGGCAGCACCCTAGAGCACCGCACCTTCTTTTTGCAGGATCCATTTTTTAACCTGCTGGAGTTTAAATACTACTGCCACCCCAGCGCCATCTTTGGCGAGGTTGACCAAAAGCAGGTGGGGGATGCCGAATAA